From a region of the Chrysemys picta bellii isolate R12L10 chromosome 7, ASM1138683v2, whole genome shotgun sequence genome:
- the ELOVL3 gene encoding very long chain fatty acid elongase 3: protein MELLGANLSALPRPQEYDFERHFDELQAIQWMRENWRKSFSFALAYVLLIFGGQHVMKQRRGYDLRKPLVLWSLSLALFSIIGTLRTWGYMGFVLSTSGFKQSVCDPGFYNGPVSKFWAYMFVLSKVPELGDTVFIVLRKQRLIFLHWYHHVTVLLYTWYAYKDMVAGGGWFMTMNYSVHAFMYSYYTVRAAGLRVPRPFAMVITFTQILQMVMGTAVSIMAYSWMQDGICSTSWEQIFWSSIMYLSYLVLFCHFFHEAYLKGRGKTKGD, encoded by the exons ATGGAGCTGCTGGGCGCCAACCTGTCCGCGCTGCCCCGCCCGCAGGAGTACGACTTCGAGCGGCACTTCGACGAGCTGCAGGCGATCCAGTGGATGCGGGAGAACTG GCGTAAATCTTTCTCGTTCGCCTTGGCTTATGTGCTGCTGATCTTCGGAGGCCAGCATGTCATGAAGCAGCGGAGAGGATACGACCTGCGCAAGCCACTGGTCCTGTGGTCACTCAGCCTGGCCTTGTTCAG TATCATCGGCACCCTGAGGACATGGGGTTACATGGGATTCGTCCTCTCCACCAGTGGATTTAAGCAATCTGTATGTGATCCAGGCTTCTATAATGGCCCTGTCAGCAAGTTCTGGGCATATATGTTTGTCCTAAGCAAAGTACCAGAATTGG GTGACACAGTGTTCATCGTTCTCCGGAAGCAACGGCTCATCTTCCTGCACTGGTACCACCATGTCACGGTGCTGCTCTACACCTGGTACGCCTATAAGGACATGGTAGCCGGTGGCGGCTGGTTCATGACCATGAATTACAGTGTCCACGCCTTCATGTACTCCTACTACACAGTGCGGGCGGCAGGCTTGAGGGTGCCACGCCCATTTGCCATGGTGATTACCTTTACCCAGATCCTGCAGATGGTGATGGGCACAGCAGTGAGCATCATGGCATACTCCTGGATGCAGGATGGCATCTGCTCCACCTCCTGGGAACAGATCTTCTGGTCGTCCATAATGTATCTCAGCTACCTAGTGCTCTTCTGCCACTTCTTCCATGAGGCGTACCTTAAGGGGAGGGGCAAAACAAAAGGGGACtaa